In Natronococcus sp. AD-5, the genomic window ACAGTCGGTCGCTCGAGGCATTCTGTTGTGACCCCCGGTACTATGGCGGCCACCGGTGTAGGCCGGGTGCATGTCCGAGGGAGTCTCCCGCTATCGGTGGCGGTTCGTCGTCGCCGCGGCGCTGGCCGCCGGCCTCGCCGGCACCTACCAGTTCGCCTGGCCGGTGCTCCGGGATCCGATCGTCAGCGAGTCCGGCGCCTCGAGCGTGACGATCGGGACCGTCTTCACGGTGTTAGTCGTCACGCAGACGCTCGCGGCGTTTCCGTCCGGGTGGGGCCGAGATCGGCTGGGGCCGCGCGTCCCGATGCTGATCGCGACGCTGTTCGTCGTCGTCGGCTACGCGGGCGTCGCGATCGTCCCCGAGGTTCCCGAACTATACCTCTGGTTCGCGGTCGGCGGCGCGGGCGTCGGCATCGCCTACAACGTGGCGATCAACACGCCCGCGGAGTGGTTCCGCACGCGACGCGGGCTGACGACCGGCGTGGTGAGCATGTCGTTCAGCCTGATGAGTTTCGCCCTGATCCCGGCGCTGCGCTGGGGCATCCGCGCCGACTACGCCGCCACCATGCTGATGCTCGCCGCCGCAGCGGGCGTCGCCTCGCTGCTCGCCGCGTTCGTCCTCAGGGATCCGGCTCCGGGAGACGGGGCCGGCGAGACGGCCGCGAACGGCGGGACCAGGCCCGTCGGCACCGACGCTCCCGCCGACCCCGAGGCGGCGGTCGCCTGGCGGGCGATGATCCGAACGCGCGAGTTCTGGCTGCTGTACGCCGCCTTCGTCGCCGTCAACGGCGTCGGGCTCATGGTCCTCGAGAAGGTGGTCACTTACGGGAGCCAGCTCGGGTTCACGGGGGCGCAGGCGACCGCGGCGGCGGCGGTCGTCGCGCTCGGCCAGGGGCTGGGCGTGCTCGTGGGCGGCGCGACCTCGGACAAACTCGGCCCGAAGCGAACGATCGCCGGCTCGCTGTTCCTCGCGGGAATCGCCGTCGGGGGGATCGTCGCTGCGGGTCGCTTCGGGTTCGGGTGGGCGTTCGTCGTCTTCGCCGGGCTCGTGATGTTCTTCCGGAGCCCCGCCTTCGGCATCCTGCCGGGCGTGGTCAACGAGCGCTACGGCCAGACGTACGCCTCGGAGAACTACGGCGTGATGCTCACGGCGAAGCTCTGGGGCGGCGTCTTCGGGGGGATCGCGACCAGCCTGCTCGTCGTGTCCGTCGGTTGGTCCGCCGCCTTCCTCGTCGGCGCGGCGCTGGCCCTCGTCGTCGGTGCAATCGCGCTCGTCGCGTTCCACCGCGAAGCGGCGTGAGCGGCTCGGGGAAGCCCGGCTCGGGTCGAACTACGAGTAGAACAGCGGCGGCCGTCGGTCGCCGCCGTACTCGCCCTCGGGCAGGTGTGCCTCGAGCGCGTCCAGATCCTCGTTCCCGAGCAGCTGGTCCAGCACGTCGACGGCCGCCTCGCGGTGCAGCGGCTGATTGTCGTTGCCGCACTGGTCGTCCATCACGCAGGCGGGACAGCCGTCGACGCGGCCGCAGTCACAGTTCGC contains:
- a CDS encoding MFS transporter, coding for MSEGVSRYRWRFVVAAALAAGLAGTYQFAWPVLRDPIVSESGASSVTIGTVFTVLVVTQTLAAFPSGWGRDRLGPRVPMLIATLFVVVGYAGVAIVPEVPELYLWFAVGGAGVGIAYNVAINTPAEWFRTRRGLTTGVVSMSFSLMSFALIPALRWGIRADYAATMLMLAAAAGVASLLAAFVLRDPAPGDGAGETAANGGTRPVGTDAPADPEAAVAWRAMIRTREFWLLYAAFVAVNGVGLMVLEKVVTYGSQLGFTGAQATAAAAVVALGQGLGVLVGGATSDKLGPKRTIAGSLFLAGIAVGGIVAAGRFGFGWAFVVFAGLVMFFRSPAFGILPGVVNERYGQTYASENYGVMLTAKLWGGVFGGIATSLLVVSVGWSAAFLVGAALALVVGAIALVAFHREAA